ATTAAACATCTCCTCAGACCATCTAAAATTTCAAAGAAAGTCGATTTAAACCTTTCATGGAATGATAAAATTAATGATAATGTCTTAGTTGTTGAATTTTACTTTAAAAATTTTGAAGGCACAATCAAGTATCTATTCACTCCTAAGGGTGATTTACAGTGAAATATCCGAAGTTCGCTAATAAGGATTATATCGGCCTTAATGGAGTCTCAAGGGAGCAGCTGATTCATCCTCATTTCCAAGAGTGGCAAGAGTGGTTCTTAAAAGAATATGAAGCTCCTAAAAACAAAATATGCGTGTTTTTGCCTTGTGCGGCCATAAAACCATACTATAATTCACCCATCCATAAGGTGATTAATAATGTTCTTAGTAAATATTCAAAGGAAATTCATAAGGTTGTTATCTCAAATGCAGGAGTTGTTCCTTATGAGTACTGTGATAAGTACCCGTTTGACTCATACGACTGGAACCCCTTGATAGAAGATGAAGCCATCCAAAAGGAATACTATAAAGTTACTAAGCAGAGAATTGAAGGTTATCTCTCAATACACACATATCGAGCTCATATATCGTATCTCAGGAATAGGTCCATATCTTTCAGGGCTTTAAAGGACGCTTGTAAGAATTTAGGGATAAAACTCTATTATGAGAAGCTAAATGAAAAAATATCCCCAAAAAAAGACGCAGATTTAGTATTAACCTATGATGAAAACCTTAAAAGATTATCAAAGTTATTGGAGGGTCTTCTTTGAAATACTGGGCAGGAGAGACCCCAAATAATTCAATTAAGCTGAAGCATAACCACGTGATGGACAGTGTTATCAACTATTATCACATGGAAGATCCTAGGATAGAATATGAGTACAAGAAGCTTTTCCTTGATAATGGGGCGTTCAGCGCCCTCAAAAATTCACAAAAGAGCATCCTAGAAGAGGAGAAAGTTATCAACATCCAAGAGAAACTGAATCCAGAGTATACTGTTCCTTTGGACTATCCGTTCACCCCCAGGATGGGCAAAGTAGTGATGAGAAAAAGATGGGAAAAGACAGCCAAAAACATCGAATATTGGATTGATACTACACACTTTAATCTTGTGCCTGCCCTACACGCATGGGATCGTAAAAGTCTAAATGATAATATAAGATGGCTCTACAAGAAAGACCAAGACTATATTTCAATGGGAAGTGTTCTTACTACCGCAGACGAATTCAATGGCTTTTTTGGGGACAGACAACCATCAAAAAGTTTTATTGATTCAATTATAACAACAAAGCAAGTATGTGACCAATATGGAATTGATATGCATATATTTGGTTTTGGTTCTTCTCCAATAATGTACCATATTGGTGCTTTCATTGGAATTAAAAGCACAGATTCGATAGGATACAAAAGAAAAGCAGCATATGGCAAGATCATACTCCCACAAACTGGCGAACGATACTGTGGAAATGGAAGGGCAAAATTTGGGAATCCAAGAAAAGGGGATGTTGCTTCAAGTTTTTTGACGGAGGATGAACTTCAAAAATTGAGTCAATGTGAATGCCCAGCCTGCAGAGACCAACCAGCTGACGGGCCTATAAGATGGGAAAACCTAAGAGATAGCTGGATTAAAAGAGCATACCACAACAAATGGGTAATGGAACATGAAGAGGATATTTCAAGAGCTTATAAGGGTGATAAAGAAGCATACATGAAGTTCCTTGATAAAACAATTGGAAAATCAGGGCTAGGACATCTATGGGAATATACTAAAAGAAGGCTTACACACTAC
The Thermoplasmatales archaeon genome window above contains:
- a CDS encoding DUF5591 domain-containing protein is translated as MKYPKFANKDYIGLNGVSREQLIHPHFQEWQEWFLKEYEAPKNKICVFLPCAAIKPYYNSPIHKVINNVLSKYSKEIHKVVISNAGVVPYEYCDKYPFDSYDWNPLIEDEAIQKEYYKVTKQRIEGYLSIHTYRAHISYLRNRSISFRALKDACKNLGIKLYYEKLNEKISPKKDADLVLTYDENLKRLSKLLEGLL